The DNA sequence CGTTATAGGGCCTAGTACTCGGTAGCCAGTGACCACTGACCCGAGAAAGCactggtcaaaaatcaaaatgaataAAGTACAGCAACTGATCAATCCTCTGCATTTGGAAGGTAAGTTTTCATATCGGTGCATGCACTGACCAAGGCAGCTGACCAGTGAAAGCACTGGTCAAAATGAATaaagtaggggagaccggggagtgttcgccctattttcttcaatctcgTCTAGAGATggcaattctcatgttagaaggctatagtttttacacTTTGAAGCCATATGCTGTAGCTAAATACTACCATATTTGTAAGaacattgagctttcagtaacggcaggagaagggaaaataaaaatcacgatgcaagggcggacttgccccgtgctggggcaagtccgcccatatggtggggtaaattcgccctgataaaaagaaaatgttataatattgcataacaatgatagatttaatgcaaacgtttagtaaagggtatattgGGCACTCATTCTCTTCCAAAGAGTATACTAAATATATTGGAGGAGTATAATGTAAGCTAATCAATGTAGGgggtccaaaatgagcaaaacctttatttacaacttcggggatTATGGttttaggacataaacggtggtatgagtaatactgataccactcaactttaaaaaatatgcttGCCTGTAGTTTTACCCTGTgtaaaggtattattatcaatattttgcataaaacGCCGATGGGGCGAATCCGCCCCGGGAGTCACGGTCCGCCTAGGGAAAACACAGGGCGAACttgccccttcacatacagggcggacttgccccaacggtacttttttttctttacctcgtgttatgcctactaaacacaaaatgtcgatcttttaattgcataatatatTGTGCAAAACGTCCACCTTCCGAATAAATATAAGAACGAAAACCGTCTctgcaaggtcttgagattattacaatattactaattcAAAAAACGTCAACTTCCTTGACTCGGAAAGgttttttgacgataatttctgtGGCTAGATGTCtaggactgtcttgttttcttgggtacttagctgTGACGTTTGCCATCTAATTACATCATCAAGGTATTTTcccagcagtcacgagatcagaaacacGTGGTGGGCGGACTTACCCCGAGGGCGGACattccccggtctcccctacagcGACTCAATCCTGCATTTGGAAGGTAAGTAAGTTTTCAACTTCAGAATCGATGTCTTTGGTAAATATCGTGACGGTGACGTAAAGCACTGGTCAAGTACAGCGACTGATCAATCCTCTGCATTAGGAAGGTAAGTTTTCGTATCAAAATTACTTCAGAATCAATATCTTTGGTAAATTGCTTAACTAAAGTAATATTAAAAGTCCATAACAAGAACATTCTCAACTCAGTCTGAGCTACGCCTGGGTACGCTGCAGAATTGTGTTTGCTCCTGGCGCATTGCATTTTGTATATATGTGACACTAAATCCCGCACTATGCTAAATGTTGAAatagagtgcccccctgacaaaaaaaatgaaagacaaagtgcccctctgacaaaaaacgcacattgtaacaataaagccctttttagccggataatgggcgaaaatagtgtaaaataccatttttttggcgctacgcgcgcacatcatcccaataaggcccttttcgggaagctcgaagacatacagtctctatgtattgtatgatgcaactgcaatttttttcgtctgtgcccccaaaattttattttgcccccccctgaccaagaaagctggctacgcccctgagtaggacttttttttcttatttaccagacTATGTTACTGTTCAGCCACAGATCCTGAaaatttccaggatctgtgtggttcagctcagactatgatctCATacggcgcaagaaagacgaatcacaaaagtccagtgaccgcgccgcccgaTACCAGACTAAATGATGTTCAGCTCGAATGATCACTATCTCataaagtccagtgaccgcgccgcccgaaagtccagtgaccgtgcagcaaaaactatgacaatcgaattcgaaaaacctggtttttcgattgaaaaaccaggtttatcaaaaaaactatgacaagtTTATCAGCGAAAacctggtttctcggtcgataaacttggtttatcaaaaactatgacaatcaaattcgaaaaacctggttttcgattcaAAAACCAGGTTCATAAAAAAAACACTATGAAAaccgaattgaaaaaccaagtttatcggcgaaaaaccaggtttctcggtcgataaacctgatttatcaaaaactatgacaaatcgaaaaaccaagtttatcgatttgattgtcatagtttttgataacctggtttatcagccgaaaaacccaagtttatcaaaaaaactctgacaatcgaattgataaacctggtttttcgatttgaaaaacctagtttttcattgaaaaaccaggtttatcgacgaaaaaccaggtttttctgttctattgtgcaatatatacTTGCCATATGCGGCTCCAGGATTCTTTTCggggaaggggagggggggggcaaactgaATGTCAAAGTGGGGGCAGGAGTGTCTCTAGAGGAGGGGtatggggtgtgacaccccccctCTCATACACAATTTTGGTCGGCAAAAATTGACTATTGTCGTCAAAACCACGCGCGCGATTGTCGACAAATGTAgtgaaagctatgtgattgtctagttaggggaaaaagttcactttggtgaccactctctggctagtaaggtttgacgattggttcgacttctatggaccatttagaaaaaaatagccaccatgtccctcgcgaaaatcccggcatttttcgctagaggccaaaatccaaaatggcggccaccaccattttgaaaatttaagttttgaaccagagcacctataataatcatgcacaaagacactttttttggatatgttgagtacaaggattccgattctgacattagtttgacattacggcatcattttcacccagaaatccaagatggtggccggcaccatcttgaaaaatttagttttgaacaagaggaccttaaatcgtgtacaaagacactttttggataagtcgaccacaaggatttcaaaattgacattactttgacattacgaactcatatttacccagaaatccaagatggtggccgtcggcgccatcttgaaaaaaataagttttgaaccagattacccaaaatcgtgtacaaagacactttttctggtaagtcgaccccatgaaatccgaatctgacattaatttgacgttacaaaataatttttgcccagaaatccaagatggcccccatttggtagagcgtaaatgtgatttttgaatgaaagcagaagcataaatgtgtcatttccgccttatctggggttcatgtcccttatatggggtttaaactgccttatcttgggtttacattccttatctagggataaggcgccttacctgtggtttagacggccttatcctgggtttacgttccttacctgtggctaagatgccttaaccttagcatatcgcagtcgtaacccagataaggcatctaaaccccagataatgcgccgtaaccccagataagaatTGTGTAtgggggggtgtcacaccccataCCCCCCTCTAGCTACGGCCCTGTCTGCACATGCCTTTATACAGGACTCATTTCCTCAAATCCGCGCCTCTGGGTGTCTCTTGATCGCCTACTGCCTTCTTTTGTTCAAGCAAAATAAATTGTgggcttataggcctatattattagcTGCTGTTGAATACTGCGGACTCAGATAACGTGTAAACGTGTATTACAATTATTGTAAATTTCACGGTGGTTAATTTGATTGTAGGTTTGCATCATGAGGCTGATATGATGAGGAATGTTGACGTTCATCGTGTATTGTACCAGACGTGTGGTCATCAGGCATCCGTCTTGGCCAAGTCCAGATCTTGTCAGCAACACAAAGATGAGTCGGATAGAAATCAACGGTTGGTCATATTTGACAAAGATGGTACTCTTGTTTGTATTCATGCTATGTGGGCCCCATGGATACGAGGAATAGCAGCCAGGTATGAATGcactgtgtttgtttgtttgcatgtttGTGTTTTTTTAGTCACAATAAATAGAGAGATGTTACCATTTACTGCCACCCATTCTGTGTTGGTAACAGTCAAATATCATGCGCCATGATTTGGGCTGAAAACGGGTTACAtgctcaaaattacaaaaataaacatgcttTTGCACAGAAGTGATTGTAATCCAGCTAAGACTAAGAAATAGACAATTTTAACATCATCATGAAGCTGATTGTGTAAGCAGGGCCGGCCGGATAaaccttttttggggccctgggccaggccaaaatttggaggaccCAAGTACAAACGTCCGTGTGAGGAAGGCCTAAGCACTCAAGTGTTGATTTTAAAATAAGGGGCCTACTATATAATCGACAGTGTAATGACAATGTGCAAATTTTACTAGCGAATTTGCGCGCAAAAAATTTCAatatcagactattttagccccaaatgaattTTGCGTGTGGAGTTCAATATTATTGCAATATtagcatattttgttccaaaacatattgttttggggctaaaaaggaacatgcacagggcaataTTGGGCCTCCAaattataattatgtgtacccccgggtgatGAATtcttaaaatggtctgccaaaaaaaaaatcgcccCCTCTTTGGCAGTGCCACAAAATATTTGctccccctttgacgtgccaaaaaaccgcccccctttttgacgtgccaaaaaatctttgccccccatcCCACCCTTTACACATGCAAGGTTTTGGGGagcctgaatttaaaaccttaaattgtcttattatTTTGAGCGTGTTCCTAACGTATTTGAGCgttgttcctaacgttttcctacacctttttattCACGCGGAATCACGCCAGTGAACATTAAAACCATTTGAACCCACATcttatatgcacagtttatcccttacaatagctattcaagacacatggtatGTAACATACCAAATCTATGgtaaagaggctaggaaataattccttatatctcataccctcgtttgtatgcctttatctaatcctgctcccCATGACAAGGACAATTTAATCTTCAGAGAGACTGCTCAGAGTAggaaatttttagccttttttattaaacatgtttacaattggcttatagcaatcacatgctgacaatacacataactgattggttaaggatacgatacatgatttaccgacaagtgactcatttcggaatgcgatcatgaattttgaagaaaaaaagtttccacaggcttcgttgggattcgaaccagcgattcgaaacttccttcgattacgcgtctatagcgctttaccgttcggccacggtggcagttgagtggaggagtgtaatgataaatgataaatctcataatgccatctttagccttttgtttactaaaaaagacgcgttttgtaaagatagattagccgttttatgcataaagagcacgaacgtttgggaaaggtttcaaacaaataataaagacactgatgtgatgatgaaattgcgtaagtcgggaaatatctgcgtcgcaatgttttgttttggttttaggaatttgaccttaaaatttacgacttcatgacatcattcgaaatcaacaaaagatatttcaacagtatatggcatcattctttctctagaatgttttatacatgtatgtgaaatagcttcaacaatggttcgctgcataatggtaaaaacagccttgacctaaaaaagggcgagaggtaccatatttacggattcaggctaaatttaaaattgatataaaacgtttgtttttgatcgattacaaaaattaatttttgtcatataaagaaattgtgtctggcgtgaattacactacagtttttattcttagggctctttgactccttcaaatgatttttttaatgatagagtgaatcccctggccctctataattacgcacaaaagatcgagtccccttaagcaGGTCACCATGATCAGTATAATTAGctatacttttatttatttagtgataaGGCATAGAAACCTGcaataggcgatttacttcagaatatAACTACAGCGCACAAAATTAAGTCCattctctatagttaattgaacacTGTTAGTTAATTgattgtttattgactcttgtaataactaAGCAATGTATGTATAAACACATCCAATgttatattttctgttacaaaataataattggtgttcataaaagctcATATGCTAAAACTCTCCCCCCCCCCATAataggggtacacataattattgcaccaccccttagaatgaccaattctctttaagggtagacaaggtactattggtcgaagcagccaaaaaatattgattttcattaaaaaaatatgtaaatcaatatattattgaaaaataacacttcgatgttttgcaaaagttcattctacaaaccatatactttcaaaccttgcttgattcatcgttgttaatgagttatgtacgtttatgtaagtgttgcaggtgtttcagtcctcctacaacataactcaagaaccacaggacctacaaaagtatgatctgtgatatttgaatttttctacacactagctatgaaatgagcaatgcgattttgccaaagctgactaccattcgcaagatgctgtgaactaacaaatcgcaacactttaaaatagtgtcaaaccttaaattgcaaatcttgtgcaaaaagttactatttttcgcctgttttgtcatacggttgtaaattcaatgaactatgacttgaTATAACTTCTTATTTTACCATGTGTACAGGTTAGAGAATGCGACTGATTTAGACTTAGCCAACAAGATATTCAACCTGGTGTCATTTGACAACAATACAGGCAAAATCAAACCAGGACTGCTTGGTGAAGGGACCATGTCCCAACTTCGTGACACCATCACCCAATTGTTATCAGAGGAAGGTGTCCCCCGAGAAAAAGCTGAACGCATTGTGCAAGCTTGCTGGCAAGTTCGCGAAATGGCAAATTACGGTGACGTCCGTGCTGTAGGTGATGTGGGTCATCTTTTTGGAGTTTTAAAATCAAATGGGTACCTTATTGCTGTGAACACATCAGATAGCCGAGGCGTAACTGAACAGACATTAGATCATCTGGATTTAAGACGGTATGTGGACATCATAGTGTgtggtgatgatgaagatgttTTGCCCAAACCACACCCAAGTAGGCCTACAGCACAGAAGATATGCAGCGAGTTAGGGGTCCACCCCAGTGACGTCATTATGATCGGAGATTCAACTTCTGATATGATGTTGGGATGCAATGCAGGTTTCCGATATTCAATAGGTAGACCtatattaaaaggacatttcgtgatccacatccccccacttttctccaaaaaaaattgagattttataccactggaaacctgtgGCTACATCCcggggctacataatgtttatgtacccaaaatttcttgcagattaattcgtttagcaaaaatatcgtcaaatttgaatttcgttatacaacagtggtctatggagcaatgtaatacacataatcatgcataactcgcaaatttgggaataagcttttttcgtggatatctgctgaaaaatgtcataaaaagaggatgctataggatcacgaaatcctcctttaaatactattaataatattaaatactaGACCTATATCTGATTTGTTAAATACAGGGTCAGGCCgtcagggtgtatcaaaataaagtaggcctatgcagttttcttcaatttaaaatttgtcctataaacatgataaaacacacAATAGGATtgaaagagggagagagaggggggatTAGGTTATACAATTAACAATTAGGAGTAATTTATGTGTCATTGTATTTTTCAGGAGTTCTGACTGGTATTGCACCTCGAGAGGTTCTTGAACGGGATGCAACATATGTCGTAGATGATATCCACCAAGCACTGCATCTAATTTTACAAGATTCCAGTTAATATGACTGATATGGGATTCGGTGCAatatattttttcagttttttataaacttAGCACTATGGGACTGTATAATGCGTGTCATGGATGCCATtggtaacattttgttttgattGCCGTTTATGACATGATTTTACATTTTCCTAAGATTTTTTAATATCTTTTTTAATCATGTTCAGAACAATTTAAGGGGGTACGTActacccctcgataaatttgtgtctgtttttgcatttttctcaaaaactaagaaaacagtggtaacaaaagttatgtatattataggggcaaggaatccaattactaccctggaatttcagtgacccaagacaagcggttcgttatttatgataagaaattaggtaccgctaggatgtacctaatTTCCTatcatactgaaccgcttgtcttgagcatgttgagtcactgaaatttcagtgtagtaattgtagcaataatatacataacttttgttaccagtgtgttattatttttaaaaaaaaaaaaaaaaatagtcacaaatttaccacagggtgtagtaccccccttaattgTTGAACTTTAAAAAATCGCCTTGAAGGCATACACCAGATAATAGCATGTTTTATTCGTCACATATCACGGGAGGGAATATTTTATGTAGTATTTTAATAGAAGATTGCGATTTTGCCAATACGTAGGAATTTCGCTTGAAATACGGACACGACAGCGTGATTTTTAACAGATTAATCTGTCTCAAACCCGAAGGTAAAAAGGTTTTGACAAATTACAATCTGGAAATTTGTTTTACTATTAAAAGGTGAAATACGTACATTCTGAAGTATGTGTACCTACTGTTACTAGACCCCTCAGTGGCCCAATCACCGAGCAATACTAATGGCTCAGGGGgccgtagcaagagcctcgggggcaaatggacaaggagcagtgcggggccctttttaACATCTTCTTTATCAGCCATAACCCATAATAGTCTTACGTCGAGCGCACATTCTCTCCGCATTCAATTCAAAGAAGGTCTGTATGATGTATTGCTATGGATATTTTTCGAAGTAGGTCTAAATAATACCATCACACAAGATTCATTCCTCTAACACGTCTGAAGCCATGGCATAGATTTTTTGATAGGGGATAAtgaatccagcatcttttggtgccagaataagtttatgttacACATGCGAATTCAAATtctcatcagcagtagacggCATGTCAACTATGGTATCCAAATTCTCATCAACAGTAGACGGCATACCAACTATGTCATCCAAATTCTCATCAATGCCAACTATATCCCCGGACTATATCATCCAAATTCTCATCAACAGTAGACGACATGCCAACTATATGTCATCCAAATTCTCATTAACAGTAGACGGCATGCCAACCATGTCATCCAAAttctcatcagcagtagacatcaTACCAACTATGTCATCCAAATCTCATCAACACTATACTAACTATAATGTCATCCAATTctcatcattattatgttttcagaatcttggtccctatactttgtacagagttaaagagtccgattttttcacacacttggactcctTGGATTCAACACTTGGACTGTATTCATTAATTACAGCCCAATTGGGTGCAATACTCTCTGTGAGATTTAATATTGCCATATCAggtactaaccatgctaacaacaATCTACACCCAATTGGGCACCATACTCACCAAGATCTGGCAACACTGGCAACAACCAAACTGAAAACTGATTTGGCTGTGTGTGACTGAGTGAACTGCAGTGCAGCAGGGACATAATTCCCAGTAGATTTCTAactcaaaaatcattttttttagaaattaaagTAGAAAAAAGATGACAGCCAGTGTTTTGAGCTGTAATTTGCCAAGATTGTTCATGTTATAGAGTTACGTAGAATGCATGAGCAGGAAGTCAAGGCCAAGGTAAGTAACCTTACTTTTCAATAAGCTTATTTTGGAAGTTGCACAAGACATGCATGCTTTATTATGTGCTTGCAATTTGCATTGTGTGAAGCTAGAAAGGTAGGTTTATTCTATTTAATTCTAGAGATGATTAGACATCAcaaagggagagcgtggcgcaatggttagggtacttgcctttagtgcatgaggtcgcgggttcgattcccggcggtggcgatttgctgggatattgacttggaaaaaaaagtctgaaattaattggcaacttctgtagattaaattcagacttccgctctcccat is a window from the Amphiura filiformis chromosome 12, Afil_fr2py, whole genome shotgun sequence genome containing:
- the LOC140165743 gene encoding pyrophosphatase PpaX-like isoform X1; translation: MNKVQRLINPLHLEGLHHEADMMRNVDVHRVLYQTCGHQASVLAKSRSCQQHKDESDRNQRLVIFDKDGTLVCIHAMWAPWIRGIAARLENATDLDLANKIFNLVSFDNNTGKIKPGLLGEGTMSQLRDTITQLLSEEGVPREKAERIVQACWQVREMANYGDVRAVGDVGHLFGVLKSNGYLIAVNTSDSRGVTEQTLDHLDLRRYVDIIVCGDDEDVLPKPHPSRPTAQKICSELGVHPSDVIMIGDSTSDMMLGCNAGFRYSIGVLTGIAPREVLERDATYVVDDIHQALHLILQDSS
- the LOC140165743 gene encoding uncharacterized protein isoform X2, with amino-acid sequence MNKVQRLINPLHLEGLHHEADMMRNVDVHRVLYQTCGHQASVLAKSRSCQQHKDESDRNQRLVIFDKDGTLVCIHAMWAPWIRGIAARLENATDLDLANKIFNLVSFDNNTGKIKPGLLGEGTMSQLRDTITQLLSEEGVPREKAERIVQACWQVREMANYGDVRAVGDVGHLFGVLKSNGYLIAVNTSDSRGVTEQTLDHLDLRRSSDWYCTSRGS